In Acidisarcina sp., a single window of DNA contains:
- a CDS encoding efflux RND transporter periplasmic adaptor subunit, which produces MTEAVRQKIDRRLLWIGALLVLFLVFYGVRAATRQKLQLRAAEVTRSELVSQISTNGKVEPQTNFEAHSPISATVKELYVHEGDQVPAGKLLLQLDDTDARSHLAAALAALKGAQANYDMVLRGGTQDERLSLSNDLNKAKTERDQATRDLAALQRLQSTGAASPNEVAAAKQRLDGANASVANLEQRQGARYSKADLDHARASLADAQASYAAAQEVINQANVRAPFAGTVYSLPVSRTEFADQGKLLLQMANLSSIQVRAYFDEPELGKLALGQSIKIVWDARPGRAWHGHIARIPSTVITYGTRNVGEVLVAVDDSDGTLLPNTNVTVTVTIQSEKNVLNIPREALHTENGKAFVYVVRDEKLHRTPVTLGTINLTQVGIESGLNEHDVVALSSTSGQPLTDGAPSRIVK; this is translated from the coding sequence ATGACAGAAGCTGTTAGGCAAAAAATCGACCGGCGTTTGCTTTGGATTGGGGCCCTACTGGTTCTGTTCCTCGTCTTTTATGGCGTGCGCGCCGCAACCAGGCAGAAGCTGCAGTTGCGGGCCGCCGAGGTCACGCGTAGCGAACTGGTCAGCCAGATCAGCACGAACGGCAAAGTTGAGCCGCAAACCAACTTCGAAGCCCACAGCCCCATCTCCGCCACGGTAAAAGAGCTGTATGTTCATGAGGGCGACCAGGTCCCCGCAGGTAAGCTCCTGCTGCAGTTGGATGATACCGATGCCCGCTCCCACCTGGCCGCTGCCCTCGCCGCTCTAAAGGGCGCGCAGGCAAACTACGATATGGTGCTGCGCGGTGGAACCCAGGACGAGCGGCTTTCCCTCAGCAACGATCTGAACAAGGCGAAGACCGAACGCGACCAGGCAACACGTGACTTGGCAGCCTTACAGCGCCTGCAAAGCACCGGGGCGGCCTCTCCCAACGAAGTGGCTGCGGCAAAACAGCGGCTGGATGGTGCAAATGCCTCCGTAGCCAACCTGGAACAACGTCAGGGTGCTCGCTACTCCAAGGCCGATCTTGACCACGCACGCGCTTCGCTTGCCGATGCACAGGCCTCCTATGCCGCGGCGCAGGAAGTTATCAACCAGGCCAACGTTCGCGCTCCATTCGCGGGTACCGTCTATTCCCTGCCCGTCTCGCGGACGGAGTTTGCGGATCAAGGTAAGCTGCTCCTGCAAATGGCGAATCTCTCCAGTATTCAGGTCAGGGCCTATTTTGACGAGCCGGAGCTGGGAAAGCTCGCGCTTGGCCAGTCCATTAAGATTGTGTGGGATGCACGCCCGGGCCGCGCCTGGCACGGCCACATTGCTCGTATCCCCTCAACCGTCATTACCTATGGAACCCGCAACGTGGGTGAAGTGCTGGTTGCGGTAGACGACTCCGATGGAACGCTGCTGCCGAATACAAATGTAACGGTTACGGTTACTATCCAGAGCGAGAAGAATGTCCTCAACATCCCCCGCGAGGCGCTTCACACGGAAAATGGCAAGGCTTTTGTCTACGTAGTCCGCGATGAGAAGCTGCATCGCACACCTGTCACCCTGGGGACCATTAACCTGACCCAGGTCGGCATTGAGAGTGGTCTGAATGAGCACGACGTAGTCGCTCTGAGCAGCACGAGCGGTCAACCGCTCACGGACGGCGCACCGTCGAGAATCGTGAAGTAG
- the queF gene encoding preQ(1) synthase codes for MATSPRYTDEHAKAGLDFRFPEIETWENQFPAYEILIDDPEFTSVCPKTGLPDFGVITLRYMPRDRCLELKSYKEYLFCYRNLGIFQENITNQILEDVVKATNPIWAVVKGDFRPRGGISTTVEARWPRPSPEK; via the coding sequence ATGGCCACTTCGCCGCGCTACACCGACGAACACGCAAAAGCGGGGCTGGATTTCCGCTTTCCCGAGATTGAAACCTGGGAAAACCAGTTTCCGGCGTACGAAATCCTGATCGACGATCCGGAATTCACCTCCGTCTGTCCGAAAACGGGATTGCCCGACTTTGGCGTGATTACCCTGCGATATATGCCCCGCGACCGCTGTCTCGAACTGAAGTCCTATAAGGAATATCTGTTCTGCTACCGGAATCTTGGCATCTTCCAGGAGAACATTACGAACCAGATCCTCGAGGACGTGGTGAAGGCCACGAACCCCATCTGGGCGGTGGTGAAGGGCGATTTTCGCCCGCGGGGAGGCATCTCAACGACAGTGGAAGCGCGCTGGCCGCGGCCCAGCCCCGAGAAATAG
- a CDS encoding MFS transporter, which yields MPQPSEQTSRRSATRAAGIALLLLTGLNLFNFIDRYILPGVQPLVQKEFGVSDERMGALTYAFFITYMIAAPLTGWLGDRFPRKPLIVAGALLWSAATLLTSLVHSYETLYIRHAVVGIGEATFTIFAPALLADYYPEMDRNRILTLFYTAIPVGAALGYLTGGMLGPRYGWRAPFFVAALPGVVIALLLWFFVQEPERGASDSFAPTLNRTTVRGLLRNPAYWGATLGMAMMVFSMGGISVWLPTFFYRYGGYSLQLSNQLIGGITVVDGIVGTWLGGWLAQRWLQHNHRALYLLSAASAVLTIPFAAVAFFGPRSLLIPAVLLAEFFLFLNTGPLNTAIVNAIAAPVRSTAIAVNLFVIHLLGDASSPRLIGSISDHSSLRVGLGATLISLVLSAAILLAGSRFAPRMQAAER from the coding sequence TTGCCTCAGCCCAGCGAGCAGACTTCCCGACGGAGCGCCACGAGGGCAGCCGGCATCGCGCTTCTCCTGCTGACCGGGCTGAACCTCTTCAACTTTATAGACCGCTACATCCTGCCGGGTGTGCAGCCGCTGGTGCAGAAAGAGTTTGGCGTCAGCGACGAGCGCATGGGTGCGCTCACCTACGCATTTTTTATTACCTACATGATCGCGGCGCCCTTGACGGGCTGGCTGGGCGACCGCTTTCCGCGCAAGCCGCTGATCGTCGCCGGCGCGTTGCTGTGGAGCGCGGCTACGCTGCTGACATCGCTGGTGCATAGCTACGAGACACTCTATATCCGCCATGCCGTTGTTGGCATCGGGGAGGCAACCTTCACGATCTTTGCCCCGGCTTTGCTAGCGGATTATTACCCGGAGATGGATCGAAACCGGATACTCACCCTCTTTTATACGGCGATTCCGGTAGGCGCAGCCCTGGGGTATCTGACGGGGGGAATGCTGGGCCCGCGTTACGGATGGCGCGCTCCTTTCTTTGTCGCGGCGCTGCCCGGCGTCGTGATCGCGCTGCTGCTGTGGTTTTTCGTTCAGGAGCCGGAACGGGGAGCCTCCGACAGCTTTGCTCCGACGCTGAATCGCACCACGGTTCGCGGCCTGTTACGCAACCCGGCCTACTGGGGAGCGACGCTGGGCATGGCGATGATGGTCTTTTCCATGGGCGGGATCTCGGTGTGGCTGCCGACGTTTTTCTATCGCTATGGCGGTTACTCGTTGCAGCTCTCCAACCAGTTGATAGGCGGCATTACGGTGGTGGATGGCATTGTAGGCACCTGGCTGGGTGGATGGCTGGCCCAGCGCTGGCTCCAGCACAACCATCGGGCGCTCTATTTGCTTTCGGCAGCGAGTGCCGTGCTTACGATTCCCTTTGCGGCGGTTGCGTTTTTCGGGCCGCGTTCGCTCCTGATCCCCGCGGTATTGCTGGCGGAGTTCTTCCTCTTTCTCAACACCGGGCCGCTGAATACCGCGATCGTCAACGCCATCGCGGCGCCGGTCCGCTCCACTGCCATTGCGGTCAATCTCTTTGTGATTCACCTGCTGGGCGATGCCTCTTCGCCGAGGCTTATCGGCAGCATTTCGGATCACAGTTCGCTGCGCGTCGGCCTCGGTGCGACCCTGATCTCGCTGGTGCTCTCGGCGGCGATTCTGCTCGCGGGATCGCGTTTCGCTCCTCGCATGCAGGCTGCGGAGAGATAA
- a CDS encoding glycosyltransferase family 2 protein: METLSPLGWVLLVASWVVALGWLWRVSTALRGLSRMPDLMKQPAPLKSGSESPVLAVVVPARNEEESIEATLRSLMAIEGLTIEIIAVDDRSTDGTGHIMDRLAAEAASGALVSRNTLRIHHVEQLPEGWMGKTHAMALAAHMTATPWLLFTDADIVFRADSLARALDFAERSRADHLVVFPTLLFRSRGERMMMSLLQALAIWASRPWKVADPRARRDFLGVGAFNMIRRSAYDAIGGFEALRMEVLEDVRLGYEVKHRGFAQRAAFGPELLHLHWASGAFGILNNLTKNAFAIFRFQLAPLLVAMLVLALLCLLPFAGFLLTPWTGNWILPASLLVLLSLLVLYRYYQRFTGTSFLYALTFPIAACLFLYAVLRSVALTLFRGGVVWRGTLYPLRELRKQCGPLW, translated from the coding sequence GTGGAGACTCTGAGTCCGTTGGGCTGGGTACTGCTGGTTGCAAGCTGGGTGGTGGCGCTTGGCTGGCTTTGGCGGGTAAGTACGGCACTGCGCGGCCTGTCGCGGATGCCGGATCTTATGAAGCAGCCGGCTCCTCTAAAGAGCGGGAGTGAATCTCCGGTGCTGGCGGTTGTTGTACCGGCGCGCAATGAAGAAGAGTCGATCGAAGCCACCCTGCGGTCTCTGATGGCAATCGAGGGATTGACGATTGAAATCATCGCCGTGGACGATCGCTCTACCGACGGCACCGGCCACATAATGGACCGCCTTGCGGCGGAGGCAGCGAGCGGCGCGCTGGTGAGCAGGAACACTCTGCGGATTCACCATGTAGAGCAGCTCCCCGAGGGGTGGATGGGAAAGACGCATGCCATGGCGCTGGCCGCGCACATGACGGCTACCCCCTGGCTGCTGTTCACAGATGCCGACATCGTCTTTCGCGCCGACTCTCTGGCTCGCGCGTTGGATTTTGCCGAACGCAGCAGAGCGGATCATTTGGTGGTCTTTCCTACGCTCCTCTTTCGCAGCCGCGGCGAACGGATGATGATGAGCCTGCTGCAGGCGCTTGCGATCTGGGCGTCGCGCCCGTGGAAGGTTGCTGATCCCCGTGCGCGCCGGGACTTTCTCGGAGTTGGCGCGTTCAATATGATCCGTCGCAGCGCCTACGACGCCATCGGCGGCTTTGAGGCTCTGCGGATGGAGGTGCTCGAAGATGTCCGCCTGGGCTACGAGGTCAAGCATCGCGGATTTGCGCAGCGCGCAGCCTTCGGGCCGGAGCTGCTCCACCTGCACTGGGCTTCGGGAGCCTTCGGAATTCTCAACAATCTCACAAAAAACGCGTTTGCCATCTTCCGCTTTCAGTTGGCGCCTTTGCTGGTCGCGATGCTGGTGCTGGCTTTGCTGTGCCTGCTGCCGTTCGCGGGTTTTCTGCTGACTCCGTGGACGGGGAACTGGATTCTTCCTGCGAGCCTGCTGGTGCTGCTCTCCCTGCTGGTGTTGTACCGCTACTACCAGCGGTTCACGGGGACCAGCTTCCTGTATGCACTCACCTTTCCCATCGCTGCGTGCCTCTTCCTCTATGCGGTGTTGCGGTCTGTGGCGCTGACCTTGTTTCGTGGTGGAGTGGTGTGGCGCGGCACGCTCTATCCATTGCGGGAGCTGAGGAAGCAATGCGGTCCGTTATGGTAG
- a CDS encoding polysaccharide deacetylase family protein, protein MIPSLRVRRFLAVAGALFLLTSSLRAQQAMPRAGAAKTIALSFDDLPVSTIGQDPSPAAQQRAQEITTKILATLKKHGAPAIGFVNEQKLNTPGARDARTSLLENWLRAGMLLGNHGYSHLAFGEVSLADYEDDFLRGDVITPLLVRMHSPKDAPGPRYYYRYPYNDTGDTAAKKQAFLAFLTSHHYAIAPMTFENDDWMYSALYESAAKSGDQTAMERLRAAYMEESERKIARMEQLSQDSFGRQIAEIADLHVNQMNADALDDLLTLFEHHGYRFARFDEALADPAYRTRDEYVGSAGISWLYRWQSALGRKTDFRGEPYPPQWVQDAYKKLIAK, encoded by the coding sequence ATGATTCCTTCGCTGCGTGTGCGCAGATTCCTGGCGGTTGCCGGAGCACTGTTTTTGTTGACCTCATCGCTGCGTGCGCAGCAGGCGATGCCCCGAGCCGGGGCGGCGAAGACCATTGCCTTGAGCTTTGACGATCTGCCGGTGAGCACGATTGGGCAGGACCCCTCGCCCGCGGCACAGCAGCGCGCTCAAGAGATCACGACAAAGATACTTGCGACGCTGAAAAAGCATGGCGCGCCAGCCATTGGCTTCGTCAATGAGCAGAAGCTGAACACGCCCGGCGCACGGGATGCCCGCACCTCTCTGCTGGAAAACTGGTTGCGCGCTGGCATGCTGCTGGGCAATCACGGCTACAGTCACCTGGCCTTTGGCGAAGTTTCGCTGGCGGACTATGAAGACGACTTTCTTCGCGGAGATGTAATTACTCCGTTGCTGGTGCGCATGCATTCGCCAAAAGATGCGCCCGGGCCGCGCTATTACTATCGCTATCCTTACAACGACACCGGAGACACGGCAGCGAAGAAGCAGGCATTCCTTGCGTTTCTTACGTCGCACCACTATGCGATTGCGCCCATGACCTTTGAGAACGATGACTGGATGTACAGCGCTCTCTATGAATCGGCAGCGAAGAGCGGAGACCAGACCGCAATGGAGCGCCTGCGAGCCGCGTACATGGAAGAGAGCGAGCGCAAAATTGCACGCATGGAGCAGCTCTCACAGGATTCCTTCGGGCGGCAGATTGCGGAGATCGCCGATCTGCACGTGAACCAGATGAACGCCGATGCGCTCGACGATCTGCTGACCCTCTTCGAGCATCACGGATACCGCTTCGCTCGATTTGACGAGGCGCTGGCAGACCCTGCATACCGGACCAGGGATGAGTATGTGGGCTCCGCGGGGATTTCGTGGCTCTATCGCTGGCAATCGGCATTAGGGCGAAAGACGGATTTTCGCGGGGAACCCTATCCGCCCCAGTGGGTGCAGGACGCTTACAAGAAGCTGATTGCAAAATAG
- the ispG gene encoding flavodoxin-dependent (E)-4-hydroxy-3-methylbut-2-enyl-diphosphate synthase — MADIHRRKTVTVRIGTGAGEVRVGSEAPVVVQSMTNTDTADAASTIQQVVALAAAGSELVRVTVNNDDAAKAVPHIVAGLDRLGVHVPIVGDFHYNGHLLLKKYPDCAKALSKYRINPGNVSIGRHNDDNFRIMIECAIENDKPVRIGVNWGSLDQSLLTRMMDENSKLEKPLEARDVMMEAMVVSAIGSAQAAEKYGLGHDRIILSAKVSGVRDLIDVYRVLASRCDYPLHLGLTEAGMGMKGIVASAAGLAPLLLEGIGDTIRVSLTPKPNGDRTEEVQTAQQILQSLSIRSFTPQVTACPGCGRTTSTFFQELAQQIQNYLRESMPSWRERYPGVEELKLAVMGCVVNGPGESKHANIGISLPGTFEEPKAPVYVDGRLMTTLRGDTIVADFTKILDEYVQNRYGSNLHTESLVEVR, encoded by the coding sequence ATGGCCGATATTCATCGCAGGAAGACCGTCACAGTTCGCATTGGCACCGGAGCAGGCGAGGTTCGCGTTGGCTCCGAGGCGCCCGTTGTGGTGCAGTCGATGACCAACACCGATACCGCCGACGCCGCCAGCACCATCCAGCAGGTGGTTGCTCTGGCCGCGGCTGGTTCGGAACTGGTGCGCGTTACCGTCAACAACGACGATGCAGCGAAGGCAGTACCGCACATCGTGGCCGGGCTTGACCGTCTGGGAGTTCACGTCCCCATCGTGGGCGACTTCCATTACAACGGGCACCTGCTGCTCAAGAAGTATCCCGACTGCGCGAAGGCGCTCTCGAAGTACCGCATCAATCCCGGCAATGTCTCCATCGGCCGCCACAACGATGACAACTTCCGCATCATGATCGAGTGCGCCATCGAGAACGACAAGCCGGTGCGAATTGGCGTGAACTGGGGATCGCTGGACCAGTCGCTGCTGACGCGCATGATGGACGAGAACTCCAAGCTGGAGAAGCCGCTCGAAGCGCGCGACGTAATGATGGAAGCCATGGTCGTGAGCGCAATCGGGTCGGCCCAGGCTGCGGAAAAATATGGCCTCGGCCATGACAGGATCATCCTCAGCGCCAAGGTCAGCGGCGTGCGCGATCTGATCGATGTCTACCGCGTGCTGGCCAGCCGCTGCGACTACCCCCTGCACCTGGGATTGACCGAGGCGGGGATGGGGATGAAAGGGATTGTCGCCTCCGCCGCCGGCCTCGCACCGCTACTGCTGGAGGGTATTGGCGACACGATCCGCGTCTCCCTCACGCCCAAGCCAAATGGCGACCGTACCGAAGAGGTCCAGACAGCGCAGCAGATTCTGCAATCGCTCTCCATCCGCAGCTTTACGCCGCAGGTCACGGCCTGCCCCGGTTGCGGGCGCACCACCAGCACCTTCTTCCAGGAGCTGGCGCAGCAGATCCAGAACTATCTGCGCGAGAGCATGCCCTCCTGGCGCGAGCGCTACCCTGGAGTGGAGGAGTTGAAGCTCGCCGTCATGGGCTGTGTCGTCAACGGACCCGGCGAATCGAAACACGCGAACATTGGCATCTCGCTGCCCGGTACCTTCGAGGAGCCCAAGGCTCCCGTCTATGTCGATGGCCGCCTGATGACGACCTTGCGCGGCGATACAATCGTGGCCGACTTCACAAAGATCCTCGACGAATACGTGCAGAACCGTTATGGATCGAACCTGCACACCGAGAGCCTGGTCGAGGTTCGATAG